cacacacacccaaacacatgaatgtacacacttaaacacacagctaaaatacagcTCTTTCTGCCTAATCATTCAGCCAAGATGCAAGTTGGGTGCTGAGAGGAATGGCCCCCCTACTCAGCCTCTGTGGGTGAGCAATGTGAAATCTATGGTAGGTCAAACCACATGCCCCAGACAATACCACAGATAAGACCTGGCAAATCTTCTACCTTACCTTCCTCAACCTTACATTGATCAACTCTGCTGATGCACAATCAAATCGAGAACCAAATAAATTATTCAGCAAGCCATTGCACATAGATACTAATACCAAGTGGACACCCATTTATGTAACTCAGACTTGTGCACAAGTCTCCCATAAATCTTCAGTTCATGTGCAGATCTTTAACCCATTAACAGTATATGTGTAATACAAAACCATGCACTGTTCTGTTTTGGAGTGAACTTAGCTGTGTTTCTATTCTCGCATATCCTCTTGTCCAGTTTGAGGTTAAGATGTAGTGGGTGGTTCAGACAAGACTCACCTTGGGCCACTTGGGGTTGAGTAGACGGGCCTTGACAGCGTCATCCAGGGCAGCCTGGTAGCGTCCCAGTTTGAGAAAGGCTGCTGAGCGGTTGCTGTAGAGGATGCAGTTCTGTGGGTCGGCTCGCAGGGCATCGCCATAGAGACTCACGGCAGCCTGGAAGTCACCGCGTTGGCACGCCTCGTTGCTCTGCTGAACTCTCTCCATGAACTCTGCCTTGCTGAGGCCACATCGGCCCCCTTCCTCTTCAGCTACACGCCGTGCAGCTCTGCCAACTGTCCGTGAGCCGAATATCGAAAACTGGAGATAAGAGGGCAAAGAGGTGGTGAAGTTCCATAATTAGGCAGGCTGAAAATGTTGCACCAGTAGAAAATTATAACCTTTCAGAGTAAGGCAGATCAAAAGGATTGCAAAGTGAAATCATTAAATACAATTTAAAGACGGAGATGAGAGCAGAAATGATAGTTTTCTGCTTTTACAGAGGATTTGGGTTTAATTTAACACTAAGAGAGCGCTTGTCCTATCATTGATTCAGCTAATTTCAAAGCCATGTCAGACCAGCAGAACCCCCTGACTCAGCATGAAATAAACAAAGACAATATCTTCAGGGAGTAGTTCACAATAAAACAACTAAAGATTTAGAATTACTCCAGTACCATTGCAGATACCAAAAATATAGCTCTGTTTCTTTAAAACTATTTAGGAAGCAGAGGAGACCAAAGTCTTATTAGAAAAATGACTCGTTTGGAAATGTTTTGTCAGCTGACCAGAGATGCTTTGTTAAGCGCATTATTGAATGAAAAAACTATCTGGATTGTCAATCTGATGAAGCCGCTTCCACAATACCTCATTCATACCACACCTCCTCCAGCTGAATTCTGGGATAGGACAGAGCGGCAGTCGGCCTGCCTGGTAATTACTTCCAGAGGGTGAGAGAGTGAAAGGGGAAGATAGGAGAGGAAGGATAGACGTTGGCTATGACTGAACTACATTCAACATCACACTATTGTGGAAAGTGTGGTTTTGTCATTCCACACTTTGCATCATTTTCTTCTGCAAAATGTTAATCACGGCAATTACAGCATCAGTTAAGGCAGTAAAAATGCATGAAGCTCTGATCTGAACAAACTGTACGCTAACTACTGTCCTCTGTTAAATGTCCTCCTTCACTCCCAGTGCTATTTGGTTGCATGCTGCTTCTGAGTGTTACAACTGGAGTGAAAGCACGTTGTAGAAGGCTAAGATTGGGGAAATGTAGACTAAGTGGGAGTGTGCATACAGTAGCTGGTGCAGCCACCCACTGGTAAGAGCTGTTCATGATCTAAGAATGCACATCAACCATTGGTTAAAAAAAACAGACTGGGGCCTAGTGTGgtttgggggctgttttgttgcTGTTCGAGTGCATGTGTTTGTCATTGCATTTGTGTTGTGAGCTTGTGCATGTGAGCTTTTCTCTGGGTGTCTGAAGGGGGAGGAACACTGGAAGCACAGTCAATTTTAAACACTTACCCATCATCATAGGGGGGGGCCATtcatcaaaaataaataaaaaataatcatcGGAGACAAATTTGCATGTTTGTTATCAAAAATAATATACTGATGACAAATACCATCGGCCGTCATTGTATTCTTATCAACCACTTTCAACACAATCTAAATTGGCTAATGGATGTGTGATTGAAGGTCCCCTCTGTGATCTAGACTAGGGTACGTTCTGGTCTCTGGCCCAACACATCCTGGGGTATCTGTGTGGGCACTGCACTGGGCAGGAAGGgtggagagtgagggagagagagctgagatAATGAGAACCTAGACAAGTAGGGGTCCCTATAGACCAGATGGAGAAAACTCTCTAACATGTCATTCACAAAGGACTACAGAACAGAATGAAGGAACACATAtaggctacacacacactaatggaCCCACCCATGCACAACAGGAGGGGCTGTGTAACCAGTGAGAGAAAGCTATTCAGATATTGAACTCATGGTGAGTAAGACGGACACCTCCACCAGAGCACCAGTGTGGTAGTTTATGCCTTCCGACCAAAATGAAAACATGCCACATGCCAGTGATCACTTGATCTGCAACAAATTGAGAGCATAAAAACTGGAGGGAATATGAATTGTTAATCCATCAATCTAAGAATCAAACTCAATTTTGAGGTGCTTAGCAAATTCCTTAGCTGTGAAATGTTGCATGTAGAATCAAGAGTCCCACATGCATATGGTTCACCAAGACTCTGTATTTACATAGTAATAACATTGAAAGATATACATAGTGTGGCTACACATTTgttgcgcttgtaacgccaaggtagtgggttcgatccccgggaccacccatacacaaaaaaattatgcacgcatgactgtaagtcgctttggataaaagcgtctgctaaatggcatattattattattattattgttaggcTACTGTAAATGtatacatatattattattacagagaACTGTCTGCAGTTTCAGTCATTTCAAATACTTGCAAATCAACTCACAATAACAGTGTAGAAATCAAACTAAAATGATGTAGGCTATGTGAAAAAGTAATAGCTTTGACAATGTTTCCCTGCACTGTTTCACCCTTGTAATAACTTAGTAACAATGTTTCCCTGCATTGTAGTTACATCGTGTCTCGAATTCTGATATGCAGCATTAATAGCGTCATCCAGGACCATTGTGAGCATTGCCCTGCATCCTTTATGTTAAAAACTGACTTCGTCGACtcatttcatctgtagcctaagcATGAAAAATCGATAGAACGTTTAAGAAGTTCTCGCAGTGACCATATACAGTCGACAGTGCAATAGTTAATGTGATAGCTATTTGACAACTATTCACTAACAAAACGTACCAATATGGTATATCGTTGTAAGTCATGTGACTTTATAGCAGTTTTTGTGCTCTGTACCTTTTCCTTAAAAGTTGCTTGCTTCTCCATCCTGTGTTTGTAGGCTACTTGGCTTCTGCAGCAGGCTTCTCTCATCCCATGATAAAAGTCACTAAATACAATGCCAATGTATTCTTCAATACGTCTTCAATTCTTTCCGAAGGCTGTCCGGTACAAAAGTATTTTTTTGCGTTCTATAGAAACTTTTCTCAAGGAAAGTGCGCCATGTTGTCaaattctttttctttttttcttgccTTTTCCCCTGTTGCCATAGCAGATTTCTGTAATGCAGACGTATCTCGAGACAGTTTACTGCTGGCTACCTCGTGACATCAGAGGGTAGTTAGTTAGCCTACATTTTCTTTATTCCCTACACCTGTGTTTTTATTGGTTTAATGTGTGCTATTTATTATAATCCAAACCACGTTGATCTTGAAATTCATATAAAGAGTCCTCAATACATTACATTTATCAATATCCCCATGCATGCCAGACAGTTAGCAATGGCATAGCAAACACCTATGGTCAGCCACCCAGCTGTCATAAGCATAGCCGCAgggagtaggggtgctgaggatgCTGACCAAAGGTGTTTGCTGAAAAATcaggataaaataaaataataaaaaattagaaaaacatattttcacaaaagtagtgcactgggcctttactagtattagcTGACCAATATAGACCTCTGTAGAgctggcaacaacaaaaaaatctgcaTCTCCACTTTGGCAaaaaggtagttgtataattaagaacagtatcttgcaggattcaatagttggaattgtaagagttgttgccctggcCCTTTCTCTGAgattgtcattctaatggaattcagaaagaacaaaaccctgtcctcaaacatttacatcaaaaggtgcaaagttatgggcaaagacacaaaTCATCCACATCAAATTATATATGtttcttgatcaaataacatggaaaacaaccaccTTTTTGTGCTGTgttaatttaccatccttacaaaccacgtaatgtaaatgtacattactgtattgtacataggctggtcaactaggtttgtacctgtagactttccatcaccatgaagaaaaacaatgcacaatacagtaattgagtacattgagacatcaagtggtttgtgatgatgtgatgtgatgatgtgcctcagttggtagagcatggcacttgcaatgctagggttTTGGGttcgggggaccagtacgaaaaagtatgaaaatgtatgcactcactactgtaagttgctctgaataagagcgtctactaaaatggaaaaggaatgaatagaccatttcagttttcacacagaaataagttgcatttgcaaagtgtttcaagaaactggaaaacatacagtactagtcaaaggtttggacacacctacttattcaagggtctttcttaatttttactattttctacattgtagaacaatagtgaagatatcaaaactatgaaataacacatatggaatcatgtagtaaccaaaaaagtgttaaacaaatcaaaatatattttatatttgagattcttcaaagtagccaccctttgccttgatgacagctttgcacactcttggcattctctcaaccagcttcatgaggtagtcacctggaaagcatttcaattaacaggtgtgccttgttaaaaggtcatttgtggaatttatttccttcttaatgcgtttgagccaatcagttgtgttgtgacaaggtaggggtggtatacagaagatagccctatttggtacaagaccaagtccatattatagcagctcaaaacagctcaaataagcaaagagaaacgacagtccatcattactttaagatatgaaggtcagtcaatacagaacatttcaagaactttgaaagtttcttcaagtgcagtcgcaaaaaccatcaagcactatgatgaccgccacaggaaaggaagacccagagttacctctgctgcagaggataagttcattagagttaactgcacctcagattgcagcccaaataaatgcttcacagagttcaagtaacagacacatctcaacatcaactgttcagaggagactgtgtgaatcaggccttcatggtcgaattgctgcaaagaaaccactactaaaggacaccaataagaaaaagagacttccttgggccaagaaacacaagcaatggacattagaccggtgtaaatctgtcctttggtctgatgagtcaaaatttgagatttttggttccatccgccgtgtctttgtgagacgcagagtaggtgaacggatgatctccacatgtgtggttaccaccgtgaagcatggaggaggaggtgtgatggtg
The DNA window shown above is from Coregonus clupeaformis isolate EN_2021a chromosome 18, ASM2061545v1, whole genome shotgun sequence and carries:
- the LOC121587387 gene encoding tetratricopeptide repeat protein 28-like, with amino-acid sequence MREACCRSQVAYKHRMEKQATFKEKFSIFGSRTVGRAARRVAEEEGGRCGLSKAEFMERVQQSNEACQRGDFQAAVSLYGDALRADPQNCILYSNRSAAFLKLGRYQAALDDAVKARLLNPKWPKASFFANGMLSHS